In the Helianthus annuus cultivar XRQ/B chromosome 11, HanXRQr2.0-SUNRISE, whole genome shotgun sequence genome, one interval contains:
- the LOC110929616 gene encoding small nuclear ribonucleoprotein Sm D2, translated as MSRPMEEDAPTKNEEEEFNTGPLSVLMMSVKNNTQVLINCRNNKKLLGRVRAFDRHCNMVLENVREMWTEVPKTGKGKKKALQVNKDRFISKMFLRGDSVIIVLRNPK; from the exons ATGAG TCGACCAATGGAGGAAGACGCACCG ACCAAAAATGAGGAAGAGGAGTTCAATACCGGCCCTCTCTCTGTCTTGATGATGAGCGTGAAAAATAACACTCAG GTACTCATCAACTGCAGGAACAATAAAAAGCTACTAGGACGCGTTAGAGCATTTGACCGACACTGCAACATGGTGTTGGAAAACGTTCGAGAAATGTGGACAGAG GTGCCTAAAACAGGAAAAGGTAAGAAGAAAGCGCTTCAAGTTAACAAAGACAGGTTCATCAGCAAGATGTTTCTTCGAGGGGATTCCGTCATCATTGTACTTCGGAACCCCAAGTGA
- the LOC110929618 gene encoding blue-light photoreceptor PHR2: protein MEANPQETPDPQSEDQSQPQHPLSTTPFTSLTLSLPTHFISPPQLPFKPPKLIKIPNQTSSLSLITLSLSSAPTKPSFKSTISSNPLQTPLSLNPRRPSEPSNLAGARRTSIVWFRNDLRVHDNESLSSANTESSSVLPVYIFDPRDYGKSSSGFDKTGPYRASFLLESVSTLRQSLQARGSDLIVRIGRPETVIAELVKVVGAEAVYTHREVSFDEVKGEGKVEMKLKDEGVEVKYFWGSTLYHIDDLPFKLEDMPTNYGGFREKVKGLKIRKTIEALDRLRGLPAGGDVEPGEIPTLVDLGLNPTATMNQAKASANASLVGGETEALERLKRFASECKSQPAKDGSNDSSMYGAKFSCKISPWLAMGCLSPRSMFDELKKSASRTISASTNEKDGDMNWLMYELLWRDFFRFITKKYSSAKQNNAAPVTACTGAAA, encoded by the exons ATGGAAGCCAACCCACAAGAAACCCCTGACCCCCAATCAGAAGACCAATCCCAGCCTCAACACCCCCTCTCCACCACCCCCTTCACCTCCCTCACACTCTCCCTCCCCACCCACTTCATCTCCCCACCCCAACTCCCCTTTAAACCCCCTAAACTCATCAAAATCCCCAACCAAACATCCTCCCTCTCTCTCatcaccctctctctctcctccgcCCCCACCAAACCCTCCTTCAAATCCACCATCTCCTCAAACCCACTCCAAACCCCTTTATCCCTCAACCCCAGGCGCCCCTCCGAGCCCTCCAACCTCGCGGGCGCCCGCAGAACCTCCATAGTGTGGTTCCGCAACGATTTACGGGTCCACGACAACGAGTCCCTCTCCTCGGCCAACACCGAGTCCAGCTCGGTGTTGCCGGTCTACATTTTCGACCCGCGGGACTACGGTAAGTCCTCGTCCGGGTTCGATAAAACGGGCCCTTACCGGGCCTCGTTTTTACTAGAATCAGTTTCCACTTTGAGGCAGAGTCTTCAGGCTAGAGGGTCTGATCTTATTGTTAGGATTGGGAGACCGGAAACGGTTATAGCTGAATTGGTTAAGGTGGTTGGGGCCGAGGCGGTGTACACGCATCGGGAGGTGTCGTTCGATGAGGTTAAGGGGGAAGGGAAGGTTGAAATGAAGTTGAAAGATGAAGGGGTTGAGGTTAAGTATTTTTGGGGGAGTACATTGTATCATATTGATGATTTGCCGTTTAAGTTGGAAGATATGCCAACGAATTATGGTGGGTTTAGGGAGAAGGTTAAGGGGTTGAAGATTAGGAAGACGATTGAGGCGCTTGATCGGTTGAGAGGGTTGCCCGCGGGTGGGGATGTGGAGCCTGGTGAGATTCCGACTTTGGTTGATTTGGGTTTGAATCCTACTGCTACAATGAACCAG GCGAAAGCGAGTGCGAATGCTTCGCTTGTTGGAGGTGAGACTGAAGCATTGGAAAGGCTTAAAAGATTTGCTTCTGAATGCAAATCACAGCCTGCAAAAGACGGAAGTAACGATAGCAGCATGTATGGTGCCAAATTTTCGTGCAAGATCTCGCCATGGCTTGCAATGGGATGCCTTTCTCCTCGCTCTATGTTCGATGAGTTGAAGAAGTCTGCATCCAG AACGATTTCTGCTTCAACAAACGAGAAAGATGGTGATATGAACTGGTTGATGTATGAGCTCTTATGGAGGGATTTCTTCAG ATTCATCACCAAGAAATACAGTTCCGCAAAACAGAATAATGCTGCTCCAGTGACAGCTTGCACGGGTGCAGCCGCGTGA